The following coding sequences lie in one bacterium genomic window:
- a CDS encoding NAD-dependent epimerase/dehydratase family protein produces the protein MTQYRFPRRALVTGAGGFLGKVLTARLDAAGWEVWGIGRSKTAGFSRKKGRYIRCDLFRASAPLKRIVAEVAPGAVIHLAAAVPGRAGANEWELVERNARMTAHLLAACEGIPRPPRVLLVSSSAVYGSGKPRGAISERHSLRPVNYYGVSKAMVEMLGSRAAAGGLPVICARLFNLIGPGQAGNFVVPAFMRVISSILGGKAPPEIRLATPSSARDFVDVRD, from the coding sequence ATGACACAATATCGTTTTCCCCGCCGCGCCCTGGTGACGGGGGCGGGCGGTTTTTTGGGAAAGGTACTCACGGCCCGCCTCGACGCCGCGGGCTGGGAGGTCTGGGGCATCGGGCGAAGCAAAACGGCGGGGTTTTCCCGGAAAAAGGGGCGGTATATCCGGTGCGACCTTTTTCGCGCTTCCGCCCCCTTGAAGCGCATTGTGGCCGAGGTGGCACCCGGAGCCGTCATACACTTGGCCGCGGCCGTTCCCGGCCGAGCGGGGGCGAATGAGTGGGAGTTGGTCGAGCGGAACGCGCGGATGACCGCGCACCTTCTCGCTGCGTGCGAGGGGATTCCGCGCCCGCCCAGAGTTCTGCTGGTTTCCTCGAGTGCCGTGTACGGGTCGGGAAAGCCGAGGGGGGCGATTTCCGAGCGGCACAGTCTTCGGCCAGTTAACTACTATGGCGTGAGCAAGGCCATGGTCGAGATGCTGGGAAGCCGGGCGGCCGCCGGGGGTCTTCCTGTCATTTGCGCCCGCCTGTTCAACCTGATCGGTCCAGGACAGGCCGGGAACTTTGTGGTACCCGCCTTCATGAGAGTGATTTCCAGTATCCTCGGAGGGAAAGCCCCGCCCGAGATACGGCTCGCGACCCCCAGCTCAGCCCGGGATTTCGTGGATGTCCGCGAT